GGCCGTCGCCAAAGGATTGGTCAGTCCGGGGGCTGATCTGGGCCGCGAAGAGATCTACGATCTGCTTTTTACTCCCGGATTCTCCACCCGGGACGAAGTGACCGACCTGTCCGGTCGCGGCGTCGGCATGGACGTGGTAAAGAACAACATCGCCGCCCTTTCCGGCATGGTGGAGATCGACAGCGAAAAGGGGAAGGGGACCTGTATCACCATCACCCTGCCCATCACCCTGGCCATCATCAAGGCGCTGATCGTCCAGGTCTGCGGCCGGACCTACGCCATCCCCATCAATTCGGTGCTCGAGACCCTGATGATCGAACCGGACGCGATCGAAACCATCGAGGGCCGCGAGGTGATCGAACTGCGCAACACCACCCTGCCGCTGATGCGTCTGAGCGAGGTTTTCGGCCTCGAGCTGCGGTGCGAAAACGACGACCGCCTCTTCGTGGCTGTGGTCGGCATGGCGGAGAAGCGGATGGGGATCGTCGTCGATGAGCTGGCCGGGCAGCAGGACGTGGTCATCAAGTCGCTCGGCGCGGCCCTTTCTTTCGTCCGGGGGATCGCCGGAGCGGCGGATCTCGGCAACCAGAAGACCATTCTCGTCCTTGATGTCGGCGGACTGATGAACGAAGCGCTCAGGGGTGAGGCGACGGCCCATGTATAAGGAGTTTTACGGATTATCGGAACGTCCGTTCAGCAAGACGCCCGATCCGCGCTTCCTCTATCTGAGTCGCGGGCACCGGGAGGCTCTGGCTCGTTTGCTCTATGCCGTCGAAGAGCGGGATCTGATCCTGCTGACCGGCGAGATCGGCTGCGGCAAGACCACCCTGTCGCGTGCCCTGATCGACGAGCTGGACGAGAATCACCAGGTCATCCTGTTCATCAATCCCAGGCTGACGCCGATGGAGTTTCTCCGCATCCTCGCCACACGCCTGGGGGTGAAGAAGCCGGCCCGGACCAAGGCCGATCTTCTGGGGCAGATCGAAAGGGAACTCTACCGGTGTCACGAGGCGGGTCGCTGCCCCGTTCTGGTGATCGACGAGGCGCAGCTGGTGCCGCACAAGGAGCTGTTCGACGAGATCAGGCTGCTGACCAATTTCCAGCTCGATGACCAGAACATGATCTGCGTCGTGCTGATGGGACAGCCGGAACTGCGCCAGCGCCTGAAGCATCGGGCCTATGAAGCCCTGCGGCAAAGGATCGGACTGCAGTACAACCTGACGCCCCTCGACCGGGAGGAGACGGCCGCCTATCTGCGCTACCGCCTCGAGGTGGCGGGAGGGTTCCCCGAGCTGTTTGATGCCGACGCCGTCGACATGATCCATGAATATTCCGGCGGCATACCGCGCAAGATCAACCATATCGCCTCTCTGGCCCTGCTCGAGGGATTCGGCCGTGAAGCCGGAACCATTGACCGTGAGGTCATGCTCGCGGTCAGGCAGGAGCTGGATGCGGCCATTTAAAAAAAAGAGAACCGAGCGAAAGCGGTTGCGTGATGGATCTGGTCGAAATTCGCAAGAAGGCCAAGAAAAAGAAACAGGCGACATCAGGCAGGAAGACGGCAAAAGAGCGTTCCGAAATTCCTGCCACCGATGTCGCGCCAGTCGGCGGGCCGTCTGACACTGCTGATGCCGGCAAGCCGGAGGCCACCCCTGCTGTTGTCGACGACGGGGGGGCGGCCGGGGCCGATCATCCGTCCACAGCATCGGCACCGCTATCACCGGCGTCGACGCCCGAACCTGATACGCCGGCCGCCGCGAGCGGTCAGGACATGCTCGATCGGCTGTTCAGCGCGCAGAACGATTTCTCCCTGGCGACCGAGGAAGCCTACCTCAAGGCTTTCGAGGGGACGAACGCCGAGGAAACGGGTCCCAGAGCCCGCTGGCTCGCTTTCGTTCTCGGCCGGGAGCACTACGCGGTCAGCATCGATCATGTCAGGGAGATCATCAAGCCGCGGGAGGTGACCGACATTCCCCGGGTTCCGGACTACCTGCTCGGGGTCATTTCGCTGCGCGGTGTCATCGTTCCCATTTTCGATCTCTGCCGGCGGTTGCGGCTGGGAGAGAGCGGGCTGAGCGAGCATACGCGCATCATTGTCTGCGAACTGGGAGATCGCGTCGCCGGACTGCTGGTCGACAGCATTTCCCAGGTGGTTGATATGAGCGAAGAGCATATTGAGCCGCCACCGGCCATTCTGACCGGTCTTGACCGGGAAATGGTGGAGGGGGTCGGGCGCGTTCAGGGCCGGATGATCATCCTGCTCAATCTTGAACAGGTCCTGAACATCGAAGCGGAGACGGCATGATTGTCTGATTCCGCCTGCTGCCGGAAAACAGCCAAGGAAAGGAGTGGGCCGTGGACAGAAAAAAAATCCTGATCGTCGAAGATGAAGAGAGCCTGCTGAAGCTCGAGAGCATCCTCCTCACCTCCAAGGGCTACGACGTCCAGGGGGTTTCCAACGGGGCGGCGGCTCTGCGGGTGATTGATGAAGAGCCGCCGGATCTGGTGCTGCTCGACATCATGCTGCCCGAAATGGACGGTTTCGAGGTCTGCAGGCGGATCAAGCAGAACGAAGCGACCAGGCACATTCCCGTGATCATGCTGACCGCGAAAAAGAGCCGGGAAGACATGGCCCGGGGCGAAGAGGTCGGTGCCGACTGGTATATCACCAAGCCGTTCAAGTCTGCCATGGTCATCGAAACCATCCAGAGGTTTCTCGCAAGGTGAGCGTCCCGATGCACAGGGATCAATCCGAAGAACGCCATACCGGTGGCCGTGTCGAGGTCCAGCTTGCCTGCTTTCGGGTGGGGCACCTTTACTACGGGCTGGACATCATGCGCATCAGGGAGGTGATCCGGCCGATGAAGATCACCCCGATACCGAAATCGCCGGCTTTTGTCGAAGGCGTGATCAACCTGCGCGGTGCCGTCATTCCGGTTGTCGACATGCGCCGGCGCTTCGATCTCGAAATTCCTCCCGATGGCCGCAAGACCCGCATCATGATCTGTGCCGTGTCCGGCCGGGTCATCGGGCTGAAAGTCGACGAGGTCGCCGAGGTTCGCTCCTATGGCCGCGGCGACATTCAGCCGGCTCCCCACTACATCAAGGGGCCGGAAGCGGAATTCTTTCTCGGCGTATGCCGCCGTGATGATGATCTGGTAATGATACTCGATCTGGAAAAGATCCTTTCCTCGGAAGAAAAGATAGATCTTGAAACACTGGGCGCCGAAGCCGAATCGACCGTCTGAGGCGGTGATCGTGGGGCCTGCTGACCCGGAAAAGACAGATGATAGTGAACTGTCCCTCCTGTGCGAGCCGTATCCGGCTTGACGCCGCCAGGCACGCCGGCAAGCGGCTTCGTGTTCGTTGCCCTCGCTGCCGGTCGCAGCAGACAATCGACGTTCCTGCTGCCGCTGTCGGCTGTGGCGTCCTGGATGTCGTCGTTGCCCACAGCGATGCCGAACTGTGCGCGACCATCCAGCAGATTCTCGAGCAGG
This window of the Geothermobacter ehrlichii genome carries:
- a CDS encoding response regulator, which produces MDRKKILIVEDEESLLKLESILLTSKGYDVQGVSNGAAALRVIDEEPPDLVLLDIMLPEMDGFEVCRRIKQNEATRHIPVIMLTAKKSREDMARGEEVGADWYITKPFKSAMVIETIQRFLAR
- a CDS encoding ExeA family protein, whose translation is MYKEFYGLSERPFSKTPDPRFLYLSRGHREALARLLYAVEERDLILLTGEIGCGKTTLSRALIDELDENHQVILFINPRLTPMEFLRILATRLGVKKPARTKADLLGQIERELYRCHEAGRCPVLVIDEAQLVPHKELFDEIRLLTNFQLDDQNMICVVLMGQPELRQRLKHRAYEALRQRIGLQYNLTPLDREETAAYLRYRLEVAGGFPELFDADAVDMIHEYSGGIPRKINHIASLALLEGFGREAGTIDREVMLAVRQELDAAI
- a CDS encoding chemotaxis protein CheW, which encodes MHRDQSEERHTGGRVEVQLACFRVGHLYYGLDIMRIREVIRPMKITPIPKSPAFVEGVINLRGAVIPVVDMRRRFDLEIPPDGRKTRIMICAVSGRVIGLKVDEVAEVRSYGRGDIQPAPHYIKGPEAEFFLGVCRRDDDLVMILDLEKILSSEEKIDLETLGAEAESTV
- a CDS encoding chemotaxis protein CheW; this encodes MDLVEIRKKAKKKKQATSGRKTAKERSEIPATDVAPVGGPSDTADAGKPEATPAVVDDGGAAGADHPSTASAPLSPASTPEPDTPAAASGQDMLDRLFSAQNDFSLATEEAYLKAFEGTNAEETGPRARWLAFVLGREHYAVSIDHVREIIKPREVTDIPRVPDYLLGVISLRGVIVPIFDLCRRLRLGESGLSEHTRIIVCELGDRVAGLLVDSISQVVDMSEEHIEPPPAILTGLDREMVEGVGRVQGRMIILLNLEQVLNIEAETA